The window ttttggaagattgtatgtttctaggaatttatctatttcatccagattgttcaattttttggcatatagttgtttataatattttcttacaattctttgtatttctgcggtgTCTGTCGTTACTTCTGCCTTTAATTTTTGGTTggggtttctctctttttttttctgcctaatgtttgtcaatcttgttcatcttttcaaaaaaccagctcttagtttcattgatcttttttatttccttccttctactcactttgggctttctTCATTGTTCTTTATTAAAttactttaagtgtaaagttagattgttcatttgagattttgattgtttcttgagataggcctgtaatgctataaatttcccttttaGGATAGCTTTCACTGTGTACCAcagatcttgagaaagaagaacaaagtgggaggaatCATGTTACTTGATATCAAAGTGTACTACAAagcaatagtaataaaaaaagcatggtacttgcctgacctggtggtggcacagtggatagagtgtcagactgggatgctgaggccctaggttcaaaaccccaaggttgccagcttgagtgtgggctcaccagcttgagtacaaggttgctggcttgagtgtgggatcatagacatgaccccatggttgctggcttgagtccaaaggtcactggcttgaagtccaaggtcactggctttgtccaaggtcactggcttgagcaaggggtcacttgctctgctgataCCTCCCTCcccaattaaggcacatatgagaaagtaatcaatgaataactaagatgctgcaatgaagaattgaggcttctcatctctctcccttccagcctgtctgtccccccccccactaaaaacaaaacaaacagacaaaaaaacagcatggtactggcaaaaaatcagacatatagatcattggaacagaatagagcccaaaaataaacctCCACCCTAATAGTCAATTAGTATTTgagaaaggagacaaaaacatagAATGGGATAAAGAGAGTCTAGTCAATAAAGggtgttgggcctgaccaggtggtggcacaatggatagagtgtcggactgggatgcaaaggacccaggttcgagaccccgaggttgccagcttgagtgtgggctcatctggtttgagcaaaaaagcccaccagcttgaacccaaggttgttggctccagcaaggggttactcggtctgctgaaggcccgtgatcaaggcacgtatgagagagcaatcaatgaacaactaaggtgttgcaacatgcaatgaaaaactagtgattgatgcttctcatttctctccgttcctgtctgcctgtccctgtctatccctctctctgactcactctgtctctgtaaaaaataaattaattaattaaaaaaaaattggccctggccggttggctcagcagtagagcgtcagcccggcatgcaggagtctcgggttcgattcccagccagggcacacaggagaagcacccatttgcttctccacccctctccctctccttcctctctgtctctctcttcccctcccacagcgaggctccattggagcgaagatggcccgagcgctggggatggctctgtggcctctgcctcaggtgctagaatggttctggatgcaacagagcgacgccccagaggggcaaagcaccaccccctggtgggcatgccgggtggatcccagtcgggcgcatgagggagtctgtctgactgcctccccgtttccagcttcggaaaaatgaaaaaaaataaaataaaaaaaataaagggtgttggaaaaattgaatatgttaagaaaatagaccaccttcttatactagacacacaaaaaaaacctcaaaaatggattaatgtcttaaaaattagactcaaaatcataaaaatcctagaagaaaacataaaattttggacatttcttgtagcaatattttttctgatatatttccttgggcaagagagacaaaataaaaatgcacaaatGGAGcaacatcaaactaagaagtttctgcacagcaaaggtgCACATCAACAAATGAtaagacaatccactgaatgggagagcATATTAGCCAATGAAACATCTGATAAGAAGGTAACCCAaaacttatataactcaacaccaaaaaagccAAACAATTCCTTTAAAAGAATGGGCAAAGGACCAGAATAggtacttctccaaagaagacaaacaaatggccaataaacatatgaaaagatgttcaatatcactaatcatcagagaaatgcaaattataaccacattgagatatcacctcacacttgtcagaatgcctatcatcaataaatcaacatacAGCAGGTGTGAACaaagatgcagagaaaagggaacccttgtgcattgttggtgagaatgcagattggtgcaaccactgtggaaaatagtatggagttacttcaaaaattaaaaatggctggTAGTGCAGCCAATAGAGAGTCATTCTGGAGTGCTGATGTTAATAATTtgatcctgtggttgctggcttgattctggggttgccagttcaacctTGAGGTTAGTTTGAACtgtggtcaggacacatatgaaaagcaatcaatgagttcacaactaagtgaaacgagttgatgccCCTCTTTTAACTCTCTCTCCCACATTCCCCAATCTTTccctcattccctctctctctctctcactctctcccttcctttctgtctctctctcacacaaaaattagaaatggaacggccttatgacccagtgattccacttctgagaatatatccgaagaaacctgaaacactaatttgaaaaaatatatgcacccctatgttcactgcagtgttatttacaataaacaagataagtggttaaaaaaaaaccgtggtacatttacacaatggatactactcagccataaaaatgaaggaaatcttgccctggccggttggctcagcggtagagcgtcggcctggcatgtgggggacccgggttcgattcccggccagggcacataggagaagtgcccatttgcttctccacccccaccccctccttcctctctgtctctctcttcccctcccgcagccaaggctccattggagcaaagatggcccgggcgatggggatggctccttggcctatgccccaggcgctggagtggctctggtcacggcagagcgacgccccggaggggcagagcatcgccccctggtgggcagagcgttgcccctggtgggtgtgccgggtggatcccagtcgggcgcatgtgggagtctgtctgactgtctctccccgtttccagcttcagaaaaatacaaaaaaaaaaaaaaaaaaaaaatgaaggaaatcttatcctttgtgacagcatggatggacgtggagagtattatgctaagtaaaataaatcagtcagagaaagacaagtactatatgatttcattcatttgtcgaatctaatgaaaaaaaataaactaacaagcaaaatagacacAAATTCTCAGATAGTAGGCTAACAGCTGTGGGGGGTATGGGGCTGGGTGAGAGGGGTGTgagggattgagaaaaaaagaaatagagaaaaaattcaTGTACAGGAACATGAATGTGGTGATTGTGGGCTACGGAGAGGAAaatggagggaggtggaggaggatatgaggagaataaatggtgatggttgGAGACTTGTATtggagtggtgagcacacaatcagtgtacagatgatgtgttgtagaattgtgcacctgaaacctgaaaattttgttaaccagtatcacctcaataaattcaattaaaaaatatttctgctaACTAAAGATCAGTTTCCTCACTCACCGATGTTTACTGAACacccactgtttttttttaattttttattattaaatttaatgcagtgacattgatacatcagggtacatatgttgagagaaaacatctccagattattttgacatttgattgtgttgtatacccctcccccaaagtcaaattgtcttctgtcaccttctatctggttttctttgtgcccctcccctcctccacccccctctccttcctagccccatcccccctcccccacccccctacccccattgccatcacattcttgttcatgtctctgaatctcatttttatgtcccacctatgtatggattcatatagttcttagttttttctgatttacttatttcactccgtataatgttatcaaggtccatccatgttattgtaaatgatccgatgtcatcatttcttatggctgagtagtattccatagtatatatgtaccaaagctttttaatccacttgtcctctgacggacacttgggctgtttctggatcttcgctattgtgaacaatgctgccacaaacatgggggtgcatttctccttttggagccgttctatggtgttcttggggtatattcctaaaagtgggatagctggatgaaaaggcagttcgattttcagttttttgaggaatctctgtacaaaagacttaaatgtaggccgtgaaaccataagcatcttagaagaaaacataggcagtaagctctccgacatctctcggagcaatatatttgctgatttatctccacgggtaagtgaaataaaagacaggataaacaaatgggactatatcaaactaaaaggcttttgcacagctaaagacaataagaacagaataaaaagacaaactacacaatgggagaacatatttgacaatacgtctgataaggggttaataaccaaaatttataaagaacttgtaaatctcaacaccaggaagacaaacaatccaatcaaaaaatgggaaaaagaaatgaatagacacttctccaaagaggacatacagatggccaataggcatatgaaaaaatgctcaacatcactaatcattagagaaatgcaaattaaaaccacaatgagatatcacctcacaccagccagaatggcgctcatcaacaaaacaacacagaataagtgctggcgaggatgtggagaaaagagaaccctcctgcactgctggtgggaatgcagactggtgcagccactgtggaaaacacccACTGTTTTAAGAATGTGTTATGTTTGCTCAATCAGACAGGGCACTCTTTTCAAGATGCTTATAAACTTTTAACAACTATAGCTATTTTAATGaactattacaaatattttataagaatgtCACATCTGCCTTGTAGTTTGGAATTCCCTCTGCTCCAGTGTACTTTTATCCAAACTTAAGGTTTTTGGTGTAcagatgctatttttttttttaagaaagagagagagagacagacagacagacagacagggagagagataagaagcatcacttctcatcttcactttagttgttcattggttgcttctcctatgtgccttgaccagtgggctccagcagagccagtgaccccttgctcaagtcactgacctttggctcaagccagtgaccttgggcttcaggccagcgacctttggactaaAGCAAGCGACCCGTGCTCAAACTGCATGCTCTACACACTCTGCCCCCACTGTCAggctcatttattatttttttattcccgGGCTTCAACCCCTaacccctttcttttttaaagagggcAGTTTTATGTCAAATATACTTTAAGATAAGACCCAACTCTCTGATTTATGCAAAAAGACATAGATTCACAAATCTACCTGGTTGTGATTCAATAAGTGGTTTTATATTCACTAAGTGGTTTTTTATATTCACTAAGTGGTTTGCGCAGTTGCTGTTTCTGGCACAATTAAGTGAAAAATGAATGGATCTTAAACAGCAatcattttttcttcattaaatccATCAGgttgtcttcttttcctttctcattcGGCTCATCTATACTGTAGCACCGATGAATGATCTTCTCAGCATTGACCACGACTTGGGAGTCCATGGGTATCTGCCCAGCTAGTATCCAATGGCAGATGGCACCACCATGTCAAGGTTCTGTCTGGTCAGTGTCCCTGGGCATTCCTAGGTAGTGGCCTGAGAACACAGCTTTGATACCCGCTCAGTGAATTTGTCTGTCCCCTCCTTCTGAATGGTCCCAGTGAGGCTGAAGTAGCTGTCATCCTTGTAGACACTTTGGAGGAACTGTGGGATGTGCTGGAAGATGACGGTGTGCTGGCACTTGTGCTGCCCGCGATGCTCAGTGGCTGGTCCAGCCACTGGTCCTGGGCCTGCTTCAGGGCAGGGCGCATGATGACCTGAAGCATTGTGCATGAACGGCCCCGACCAGAAGCTGAAATAGCCCTCTCCCCATGTTTGCTGGAACTGTGTTCATcaataagcaaaatataaattcaaaCTTTCACCCATTATTTAGATATGATACATCGGgtgaacaaaaagacaaatgcatCCACCAAGGCCCCTTTATTCTGGGAGATTCAAAGTTATCTTCAAAGACACACCATTGTTTTAGCCCTGCGCAAATCCATCTCGCGTCTTTAGAACAAAAGAAGCTGGTTAATAAGAGCATGATCTCTCCTCTATAATTAAGAAAGGGGCCTCTGGCTTTACTGGAGAGCCGTATAAGCTGTGGTGAGGCAGGGAACTGGGACAGCGGGCCCTCCCATGGTTCTTCTAAGCTGTTAGAGTTCAGGATCTAGACTTACTTTGGAGTATCCCTAGGAAACCAGAGGCAAGGAGGAGGACCACAGGGAACACACCTCTTCTTTGGGGCTGAGCGCTACTTCTCATCTAGGACTGATATCCTCACCTCCCTCTCATCTTTGGAAAGCCCTCTAAACCAGAGGAAGTTTAAAAAGGGAGGAGCAATAAGTAGTAATTGGTGGGAAGGGGAGACTGGGAGTCCCTGAGTTATTTGAAAACTCACATTAGGTTTCTACTTTCATTCTGGTTTTTGGGCCAGGGCCTTTATGAGAAAGCCAGTAGAGTAGCGCTTGATGTCTCAaggttttttttcattattttccttcatTATTTTGTCCATGGCTAATGAGGACCCTCAGCATCTGAGCCCTGCCTGTCGTCAAGCTCCTGGCCTGCCACTCCGCCATTGCTGATGGATTGTTTGGAGGTCACAGTGGATAACCTGTTCCCACCCATTCGTCCCAACAGAAATGCCTttgttcttcctctctctttccaaaaTTCCTATTTATCTGTTAAGGGTCCAGTTCAAAAGTCACAAATGtggtaattatttatttacatacatgCTTCACTTCCACTTTagtctgatttttttcttgtaggcagcaatGTCTCATTTTACTTTATATGTGTAGCCCAGCATTTAACaaaaatttgataatttttttgcTAGTGAGAAAGACATGGATGGAAACCTTTGAGTATACAAATGCTTTATTTGAACTACCTTAAAAGCCAAATTGTTTCCCTGCCTTCACAGAATGCTAATTCCACCTTGTggtgagaaaaacatttttgccTAGGATGTTAAGACAGTTTTTACAAATATTGATACAGGTGCGCTGTCTTTATGTCTTTTGTGCCCCCAGTGAGCTTCCTGCTGGCCATGGTCTAGGTAtccattagaaatatttttcgaATATGTGTAGGGGGTTGGGACAGAGAGGGGTTTTCAAAACTATTGGTATGCCACAAATTTTAATGACAATCAGGATTTTTCTCTGGAGAAGTCTGGACAAAAATGATGTCTCTGAAACTTTTCTTCCCTCTTAATCTGTAGAAttgctcttccttttctctcatcTGCTTAGACACTAACTATGACTTAGGCTTTAtcttgatgcctccagctttgatCAAGTTCCTGCTGACTGGCATCCTGGGGAATCTTAGGGGCAAACGTCTTTTTTATCTAGTGTTTTCTCTACTTAGTCCAGCCCTTGGCTTCCTCCTGCCCCGCCCAGGGAGGGGAACTGGGTGACTGAAGCCACTTCTGCTAACTGGAAGAAATCAGGCATTGCTGGGCGCAAAGCCAGGAACTTGAATTCTGCTGAGGAATGGGAGCAGGGTAGGATCTGATTCTCAGAGCAGGGCTGCAGTCCGCTCACAGGGTGTCTGGCTACCTGAGGGAGAGAGACTCCTGCTCCTGACAAACAGGCAGTTTGTTCAGCTCTTCTTGCCCTCATTCCTCTCCTGCTGCTTCTCACCGTGTCCCTGAGTGTTTTGGTAACTCTACCTCTCACCAAATTTTGCTGTAGACTTCAAAGCTCAGGCTCTACTTCTCTTTCCTTTAGAGCAGCATTTCCCTGAAAGTTGAAAGCCAACAGAGAGGACCATGCTTCCTTAACTCCTTTTCTTTCAGGATACTGGAGCTGAACATTTTGGATCTATATACCAGAAAAGCTCAATTGTATCCCAtcatgttttgattttattttttattttattgatctttgagagagaggaagggaaggagggtgggggggggggagaagggaagagagagagagagagcgagagagagagatctgttgttccactcatttatgcattcattggttaattcttgtatgtgccctgactggggatcaaacccagaacttggGAATATGGGATGATGTTAGACCAACTGAGTCACCTGGGCAGGGCTCCTATAATTATTTTGAAGGTTCTACAAGCATTCTACCAGATGTAGAAgctgacaaaggagccaaacacTCCATTTTCAGAAACACTCATAATAATACATTCATGCTAGGACACAGCTGACCCTTCATTTGGATCTCAGTTCTAACAACCGACtttcactgttgttgtttttgctccATGCCCTTGATAGCTTCCTcctgctgtttttcttttctctttttctttatttctgtcatCTGCCTGTCTtggtagaattttttcttttcttcctgatgTTTTATCTTTTCTAGTCAGGCTGCTCTTTCGTGCCCTCCTGGTAACTTCTCTGTTCCAGGATTTAACTTGCAGAATTTTATGAATCACTAAAGAGTTTCTAGATTACTAATTGGAGATAAGGGCAATTAAGGGCAATTCATTTCTGCTCAGGGTGAGATTCCTGGTCGAATCTACTTCTTAACTGCATGTGTAATCTTCATCTCTTTTCTacggctttttctttttctttttttaaacgtttatttattgattttagcaagagaggaagggagggagagaagaagggagagagaaagagagagagagagagagagagagagagagagagagaggaacactgatctctttctgtatgtgccctgaccagatatcaaaccaacaacctctgtgctttagtaTGATGCTCtcaacagagctatccggccagggcgcTACTCCTGTTTTCAATGCTGCTTTATTAATCTGTTACCTACCCTTTTTCTGGAGAAGGAGGCACCTTTTCTCACATAAATGCCTCTCTACTCTTTAGATTTCTCAGTTGGATGGCTGCCCTAAAAATGGCCGATGAACATTTAGGCACAACAGTTATGAAAACTTTTTCCTTAAGAGTTCTCTGTATAATTGTTCACATTAGCTGTTAtataatttgtaaaaaagagcACTAGATATAAGAGTCAGAAAAGTTCCAGTTTTGCTACCCAATGCCTGTGCAAACTTGGGCTAAGCACTTACCTACTCTGGGCTCTAAGTGTCCTCACTGGCAAAACGGAACACTCCGTGGGAGTGTTGAGGAGATGAAATAAGAAGCAGGAAAGCACTCTAAACTGTACTGAGATGGTAGGGTAAATGAGCAGGGATGACATGCTGATTCTTCTTTAAATAGTTCAAAGGCAAAGGATAATTAAACACTTTGATCAGTTTATTTTAGATTGGTCTCCAGGAAAGTTACAAGCTACAAAAAGTTCAGAAATCCTAGTGGCAACATATGGCTAAAATTGAGGTTATACACTGTAGGACTTATTGTCCACAGAGAGTGCTGGAAGTCTGACTGGAGCTATGAATCTGGCTCTAAGCTGAAGTAGCCCCAGGTAGGAGCTTTGGGAAGTTGAATCATTGTGAGTTTAAACATTCACTTCCCTGGCAAGACTAACGCCTGTTTTGTGTGGGCCAAACCCAGAGCAGCCTGGGACATTTCAGACTGGCACCACCTCCTCTGGCTGTTCTGAGGCCACCCAGAGGCCAGAGCCCAGATtaactaaaaagtaaaaagaagagtGCATAGTTTGGGACTTTGTGCAGACATGCTCATAGTGTAgagagggcgggagggaggaaagaaaggagggaaggagggcgtTGGGAGCTGAGGCCCCACCTTTTATTCCAGCAAAGTGCACCAGCCGAGCAGGGATGAGTCACGGGCACAAGCACTCAGCTTCTCATAGGTGAGGGACTGACTCCTCTCTCTGGGAAATCTCGGGTGCTCACTCCTCAGGAGTGGCCTTGGCAGCGTGTTGGAGCCCTCGGTCTGCCCGGTCTGGTCTctggggccagggctgggtttCCCTCATGTATGGCAAGAGCCTTGCGCGTACTGTGCTTCTCCTTGGCGTACAGCTCACAGGTAAGAGTTAGTGGGGTTCATTCAGTGCTTCCTCCCTGAGAGCCTACCTTGTAAACTTTGCTAATTGTCTTGGAAGTCGCAAGGGTTGTTTTTTCAGGAGCCTAAGCTACAGTTGCAGTTAGCTTTAGTTTTGACTTTACTGAAACCAAAACTGGTGGGTTGTTTTGGGGGAACTGCTTTTGGACAAACAGGTTTAGGTGTGTTTCTGCTGCCAGTGATTCAGACACAGAGAAGGCTTTCAAATCTCTGGTTACAAACCATTTTTGTGTGTGGCTACTTTCAATCTCCCACAGCAGGCAGGACTTGGATTTCTGTGTGTGGGTCATCTCTGGGACTCTTGGCAGCACTGAGAAAGCCAAAATTGTCAAGGAGAGAGACCcactgtggttttgaacctgCCCCAACATGCACATTCTAAATGTAATaatcaggattaaaaaaaatgccaTGTGGCATAAGGTTTCAGGGGTTCAGGCAAATATAAACTGTCTGGGGTTGATTTAACATCTGCAGAAGACAAGGAATAGTACAAAGTCCACATATAACAAGGACTTTTCTGGAAAAATTACCTACTAAAGGACCATTTATACACACAATACACAATGCTTAACTTGAATACATGTCTAATTCATGTACGATTAATTTAGAttttttgtttctgctttccATTTTATTGGTCAATGTTTGCAGTTTCTTAGAACAGTTTTGAAGTGAGTATCATGAGCCTAGGGTATTATGCTGTGGAGAGTGAGCACTAGGAAGGCTGTGTGGTAGTTTTAGTTGTTCTAAAGAACGGGAGGGTCAAGGTTGCTTATAGGTAGGCGTATCCAGACTCTGGGTGAAGTAAGTTTGAGAGCCCAGTCATTTCAGTTCTGTTTTATGCCCTGCTCAGACATTTACTCTAGTAGTGTCAGCAGAAGTTCTCTTTATACACCTCCCCAGTTaacccttctttttccttttctttattgcagctcTTTGGCAGATAGCAGCTGTGGAAATTTACACCTCTCGAGTGCTGGAGGCTGTTAACGGGACAGATGTCCGATTGAAATGCACTTTTTCCAGCTTTGCCCCTGTGGGTGATTCTCTGACAGTGACCTGGAATTTCCGTCCTCAAGATGGGGGGCCTGAGCAGTTTGTAAGTAGTTCATTATAATTTTCTAGGGAATATTTGGTTAGGAAAACAAGCCAGTCTATTTCTCCTTGCccttccttgtattttttttttaagcaacaagCACAGGGTAAATCTGGGAAACAATTCTTGGGACAGAGACGGACAGAAGTGAGAGGCCGCTAAAAGGGAAAGCAAGTTCTTGCAAGAGAGCTGCAGACAGGGTGGTGAagctctctgctgtttctctctgtgccacCCTGTCAGCCTCCTTGCCCTGGCACTGAATAAGACCCTTTGCCAATTCTCCTTTCTAGGTATTCTACTACCACGTGAATCCCTTCAAACCCATGAGCGGACGGTTCAAGGACCGGGTAGTCTGGGACGGGAACCCTGAGCGGTTTGATGTCTCTATCATGCTTTGGAAGCTGCAGTTTGATGACAATGGAACATACACCTGCCAGGTGAAGAACCCACCTGATGTGGACGGGCTGATAGGGGAGATCCGGCTCAGCGTTGTACAGACTGGTAGGTTCTGCAGGGAAATGGTTTTGGGAAATGTGAGGGATTGTAGGAAAGGGACAAGCAATCTTTTGTGATGGATGAAAGAGTAGAGAGGGCTAGCCCTTCACATCTGGAaaccttggggtgggggggaggaagtGAAGAATCCTGGGTTAAAAAGAGAAAGGCTTTGTTTGCTGGTGGGAAGAAACAGAAGTAAAGCAAAGGGACCCAGGGAATCTGTTACAAAAATGATGCTAAGATGGTAAAAGGGAGAGGAAGCAACTCTGGTAAAGGGTAACAATAggtctgttcattcattcatttacttacaagatacttactgagcacctactctgcCAGGTATTGTCTAAAGTGCTGGACgtttctatctcatttaatcctcaaaaccacCCAAAGAGGCAGATACCGGCAATGGTAGCTGTGGTTTCCTGAGCTGTGTTAGGGTCTTTGcgtatcttatttaatccttacttGTCATTATCAGTTCATTGTGCTTTTAGTGCTCCCCTTCCCCACTTCactaatgaggaaactgaggctcatagaggttaagtcacttgtgCAATGTCATGTAGCTGATAAATGGGGTCACTGAGAACTGAAACACCATCATCTTTGACTCTAGAGTTGTGCTCCAAATTAATCCAGTGTACTGCCTATGGTCCTACAAAGGACAGCTTGGAAAGTTGTGCCAGATAACAAAAAGCAAAGACCATATGAAACTTCAGAGTTGTGTCTGGGTCTGTAAATGCTACCATTCACCAGctataaataaatcttttctttatcCCCCAtgtaaagtgagaataata is drawn from Saccopteryx leptura isolate mSacLep1 chromosome 1, mSacLep1_pri_phased_curated, whole genome shotgun sequence and contains these coding sequences:
- the MPZL2 gene encoding myelin protein zero-like protein 2 — protein: MYGKSLARTVLLLGVQLTALWQIAAVEIYTSRVLEAVNGTDVRLKCTFSSFAPVGDSLTVTWNFRPQDGGPEQFVFYYHVNPFKPMSGRFKDRVVWDGNPERFDVSIMLWKLQFDDNGTYTCQVKNPPDVDGLIGEIRLSVVQTVRFSEIYFLALAIGSACALMVIIVIVVVLFQHFRKKRWAERAQKVVEIKSKEEERLNQEKKVAVYLEDTD